From a region of the Paenibacillus sp. R14(2021) genome:
- a CDS encoding IS110 family transposase produces MNSSQNERINQITSSTLIVGVDIAKFKHVARAQDNRGVEFGKPITFENTQAGFELFVSWYQKILTEQGFQDVIVGMEPTGHYWLNLAHFLREKQVKYGVVNPLHVKKSKELDDNSPTKNDIKDAKVIAQLVKDGRYAVPSLPQGIYAELREAMKIREHLTTDLCVVQARVHNWLDRYFPEFLTVFKDWECKSAIQMLNLYLLPHELVQVPEEILLQHMREVAKRGLGLGRIIALKEAASRSVGIRTGSELAKMELKLLLTHYDWLHNQLIELEARLDELLIQIPHVQQLLAIKGIGRDTIAGFLAEVGDISQYRHPKQISKLAGLNLKTNSSGTHTGQTKITKRGRKRLRALLFRVMMPLVAKNAAFRALHDYYTKRPINPLKKMQSLIALCNKLIRILFGILQKGHEFSEEKMIQDIPRFAELPQAA; encoded by the coding sequence ATGAATTCTAGTCAAAATGAACGAATTAATCAAATCACATCTTCTACCTTAATTGTCGGTGTAGACATCGCAAAATTCAAACATGTGGCTCGCGCACAAGACAACCGCGGAGTCGAGTTCGGGAAGCCAATTACGTTTGAAAATACCCAGGCAGGATTTGAGTTGTTTGTGAGCTGGTATCAGAAAATCTTAACGGAACAAGGTTTCCAAGACGTTATTGTTGGCATGGAGCCTACCGGTCATTACTGGCTGAACCTAGCTCATTTTCTGAGAGAAAAGCAAGTAAAGTACGGCGTTGTGAATCCGCTGCACGTGAAGAAGAGCAAAGAGTTAGACGACAATTCTCCAACTAAAAATGACATCAAGGACGCAAAGGTTATTGCACAGCTGGTCAAAGACGGGAGATACGCCGTACCAAGCCTCCCTCAGGGCATTTATGCGGAACTGAGGGAAGCGATGAAGATTCGCGAACACCTAACGACTGACCTTTGTGTGGTTCAAGCACGTGTCCATAACTGGTTAGATCGTTACTTTCCAGAGTTTTTAACGGTATTTAAGGACTGGGAATGCAAGTCTGCCATCCAAATGCTGAACCTCTATTTACTGCCGCACGAGCTTGTTCAAGTGCCGGAAGAAATCTTGCTGCAGCACATGAGAGAAGTTGCAAAGCGAGGGCTTGGTCTAGGTCGGATCATTGCTCTAAAGGAAGCAGCGAGCCGTTCAGTAGGCATAAGAACGGGCTCAGAGTTAGCGAAAATGGAACTAAAACTCTTGCTTACCCATTACGATTGGCTTCATAACCAGCTCATAGAGTTGGAAGCAAGATTGGATGAATTACTCATACAGATTCCTCATGTACAGCAATTGCTGGCCATTAAAGGGATTGGAAGAGATACCATCGCAGGATTCCTTGCTGAGGTAGGTGACATCAGCCAGTACCGTCACCCCAAACAGATTTCAAAGCTCGCTGGATTGAATTTGAAAACAAATTCATCTGGCACACATACAGGACAGACCAAGATAACCAAGAGAGGCCGGAAGCGTCTTCGTGCCTTGCTCTTTAGAGTGATGATGCCGTTGGTCGCTAAGAATGCAGCCTTCCGGGCTTTGCACGATTACTACACAAAACGGCCGATAAATCCATTGAAAAAGATGCAATCTCTCATCGCATTGTGTAACAAACTCATACGGATCCTGTTCGGGATACTGCAGAAGGGACATGAGTTCAGCGAAGAGAAAATGATCCAGGATATCCCTCGATTTGCAGAATTACCGCAAGCAGCTTAA